The Hordeum vulgare subsp. vulgare chromosome 4H, MorexV3_pseudomolecules_assembly, whole genome shotgun sequence genomic interval CGCCTCCGGTTGTCGCGCCCGTGTCCGCGCCGCCGCCCGTCGTGACGCCTCCTCCCGTGTCACCACCGCCCGTGAAGGCGCCTCCTCCCGTGACGCCACCACCAGTCACCGCGCCTCCGCCCACGACGACGCCCCCGCCGGTGGCCGCACCCGGCCGAGGCGCCCGCGGTGCTCCCTCCCATGGCGGTCAGTCGGTCGGTCGGCATggccggcggctagggttcccgTCGGGAGGAGAGATGGAGGATCTAACCGTGGGCTTGGGGGAGACCACGGAGGCCGAGAGGAGGGGATCGTGAGAGCGTGGGGGAGGCAGGTGCGTTCGTGGGTCGCGTCtcttttttttttgccttttgacgGGTCGGATGGACGTGGGTGGACTTCTCTTCTCTGTAACGATAGAAGGGGATTCCtgctggtcgaaccatcacgacgacggcagatcccctttaatagtagagattcttTAAAGTAGGTTACAACCTAGGacgctatgccacccatgatgtcTTAATGAAAGTCAATCTTTGGATCCAAGATATAAGATTATGAAAATCATATCTGGCTGACGTCCGCTAGGAGAGGGATGGCAAACAAACCCCTTTTACTGATAGTTTTAGTTCTGAAACGAGATTAAGCACTGACAGTTTTAAACAAAAAATTGCCTTCTTTGATAGAAACTGCCATGTCGCTCTGAATTAACTGCCATCCCTCACAACTAAAACTGCCAGCGAAATGGTACGCAAATGCCACCCCTGCTGGTGAACGTTCCCCAGCTAATGGGGTCCTAAGATCAATCATATAAGTACATAATGAATTGGCTAatactactactccctccgttcctaaatataagtctttttagatatttcactaggggactacatacggaacaaaatgattgaatctacactctaatgtatgtctatatacatccgtatgtagttttttaatagaaactcttaaaagacttatatttaggaatggagggagtatatggtaTGAATTCTTCCCTCTCCAGTACAAGTTGCGTTTTGCAAAGTGTTCGCAGGCATACAACTCAATAAGCTACTACATGCCAACCAGCTCGCCATTGCACTGTAAATAGTACAAATCACAAAGTGCAAGGTACCTCATAAGGGAAGATTGATGGAGACAACTCATCAAGTCTAAGTTGAAGATATCATGTTCCACTTGATATTGATCATCCACAATGTCCATACGGTGCCCTTTTTTGCACCAACAAACACATAACAATCTGTTCACCGTTGCAAATCAACCTCCATACTGGACTTGTCTGTGTCACTGCTTGTAGGCGTAGAAACCGAGGATTTCCGAGCTCTCTGGGGAGGCCTGCTTGTCCCAGGGTTTTTGGGTTCACCCTTACGCTTTCCTCCAAGGACAAGGAACCCCGAGGCAAGTGCTTCCAAAGCTTTTGCTGTCGGAGATCTGTTCCTGGTTCCGTACCTCAGAGAATTCACCTGTAAAGCCAGATCAGGTTGCAGGCCAGCAGGTTGTCCTGTTGCCTCTGAAACATCATGGACACAATCAATGTTTGAAACGGCAAGGCCTTCCTCAGCCTTGATGTAACCATCATCGTCTGATGAAGCGACACATACCCTTGTGCTTGTCTTCGGTTTAACCAAACTAGTAATCTGCGCCCCTTCTTTGGCAACTTTTGACTTAGCGTTTCTGATCGTTGAACGAACTTTAGGCACCACCTTAACCTGGCACTCAGATGACTTATCCACATTTAAGCTGGACACATTGATCTTCTCATTTGATCTGTCATTGGTAAAAGAGTTTGATGCAACCGTTATCTGCTCGCATGGCTTCTCCTTCGTGGAATACCTGGCAATTATTTTAGTCTGAAAATTGTCACTGACATCAACTGCAGTTGGTTTCGGTGAAGTCCACAGCggcttgattttctttctctctaaaCCATGTCCTTTGGAGAAAGAAAAGCTGCGCTGACTGGTCTGATCATTGCTACAGCTGGATAAGCTTCTGTGATTTGACACTGGGGTTAAATACTCGCGCCTCTCAGTTTTTGTTTTCGGACCAAAGACGCATGTCAAatcaattttgttaatactgtcaTTAGAAGAATGGCCATTGACTGGAAAACTCGAGGATGGTGCAGCCAACATGTTTTGCAATGAATTGACTTGGTTTTCTTTGCCTGCATGGCATACTGAAATCATTTCAGCGTCATTCATATCAGCTGTGACTCGTCGACAATCTGCCTGGTCGTCTGATGATTGATCTTCCGCATCTTGCTCCTCTGACGAACTGCCACTCACAGTATTACAAGAATGACGTGAAGGACCAAAACGGACATTTACATCAGGTGGTAATTTCCTCAGCTCTCTGACTCTGGAGGGCTCTTCCCCTTGGACCAAGGTAGTATCTATAATTGTGAACTTTGTAAGCTCCTGATATCCATCAAAAGGACCATCTCGGTTCAGACTCATGTCTGTAGCATATCCACACTGCTCAGCAGTAACACCATTGTCCACTCCGCCAACTTCTACCTCAAGAAGAACAGGATCCGCCACAACTTGTTTAAGGATATCGCTGATAGAATCAAAATAATGAGTGCCTTCAGTAAGCTTCCTTCTTGAGAATTTTTTGATACCTGGCATAATAAACACAAGGCAATTCTTAGTTGTTCTCACATCTTTTGACTGCTCTGAACGCCACCCTCTTGCAAGCAAACGGGGCCAGACAGCTTCCCAGAAAAGATCATTAGATCTTGTCTTGCTTATTCTGAATCCGCCTGTTAAGAACTTGATTATATCTTCAGAAGCAAGCAAGGAACAATCTTTGCCTGTAGGCATGTCAGGATGAACAGAAGGAGCTTGGTTTGGTTTAGATCGGTCCAGAACAAATCCAGTCAAATCATGTTTCCCTTTACCAATTGCAACAGCCTCCACAAAAGCTTCTGTTCCAACAGAGGATTTTATCGCAAAGACAAGATCCTCTAAAGATGTTTGTCCGGCGTTGAAAGATTTGAGAATCTGCAACAGGCGAAAGCAATACAATTCCCGGTAAAAACAAAGCAATATAATTCATATGGAAATGGGTGATAGAAGAATAGAATATATTTTTTGGCTCTGGATCAACACTCGTTTATTTGTCCTGGGAATAATGGACTAAACAATACCAAGTACATTTAATTAAAGCTACAGAAATAAGAAGAAATCAGGAGACAGCCAAATGCAGTGCACCTGCAATGGCTTTGGTTTTCAGGTTTCAGGTTAGTATTCGTAACTGAAAATCTATATAAACTGCACCAGAGTAGTC includes:
- the LOC123448654 gene encoding uncharacterized protein LOC123448654 isoform X2, whose amino-acid sequence is METKMESLELKDNGENQPSLEASIASDVIYDKAPVCPRIGSEHQAEIPNLSTEVECHRLMTSTPESILLGYDHPGMIGLAIPIMWVPSELHKEDDLRRQHSSETEARASDQGEDIQIESCINQAHDENLDPLSTQEGPSFTNKPLTQQGEIEQFTPLPGLSSSLWSGTKAECFLLGLYIFGKNLSMLSRFLGNKTVGDVLSYYYGMFYRRNAYKRWSDCRKARTARCILGEHIFTSWRQQEIISRLKSIILAEVHDSLVEILKSFNAGQTSLEDLVFAIKSSVGTEAFVEAVAIGKGKHDLTGFVLDRSKPNQAPSVHPDMPTGKDCSLLASEDIIKFLTGGFRISKTRSNDLFWEAVWPRLLARGWRSEQSKDVRTTKNCLVFIMPGIKKFSRRKLTEGTHYFDSISDILKQVVADPVLLEVEVGGVDNGVTAEQCGYATDMSLNRDGPFDGYQELTKFTIIDTTLVQGEEPSRVRELRKLPPDVNVRFGPSRHSCNTVSGSSSEEQDAEDQSSDDQADCRRVTADMNDAEMISVCHAGKENQVNSLQNMLAAPSSSFPVNGHSSNDSINKIDLTCVFGPKTKTERREYLTPVSNHRSLSSCSNDQTSQRSFSFSKGHGLERKKIKPLWTSPKPTAVDVSDNFQTKIIARYSTKEKPCEQITVASNSFTNDRSNEKINVSSLNVDKSSECQVKVVPKVRSTIRNAKSKVAKEGAQITSLVKPKTSTRVCVASSDDDGYIKAEEGLAVSNIDCVHDVSEATGQPAGLQPDLALQVNSLRYGTRNRSPTAKALEALASGFLVLGGKRKGEPKNPGTSRPPQRARKSSVSTPTSSDTDKSSMEVDLQR
- the LOC123448654 gene encoding uncharacterized protein LOC123448654 isoform X1, whose product is METKMESLELKDNGENQPSLEASIASDVIYDKAPVCPRIGSEHQAEIPNLSTEVECHRLMTSTPESILLGYDHPGMIGLAIPIMWVPSELHKEDDLRRQHSSETEARASDQGEDIQVTSIYPIRNNTSAHDSTYQDRHSVLPVDQIESCINQAHDENLDPLSTQEGPSFTNKPLTQQGEIEQFTPLPGLSSSLWSGTKAECFLLGLYIFGKNLSMLSRFLGNKTVGDVLSYYYGMFYRRNAYKRWSDCRKARTARCILGEHIFTSWRQQEIISRLKSIILAEVHDSLVEILKSFNAGQTSLEDLVFAIKSSVGTEAFVEAVAIGKGKHDLTGFVLDRSKPNQAPSVHPDMPTGKDCSLLASEDIIKFLTGGFRISKTRSNDLFWEAVWPRLLARGWRSEQSKDVRTTKNCLVFIMPGIKKFSRRKLTEGTHYFDSISDILKQVVADPVLLEVEVGGVDNGVTAEQCGYATDMSLNRDGPFDGYQELTKFTIIDTTLVQGEEPSRVRELRKLPPDVNVRFGPSRHSCNTVSGSSSEEQDAEDQSSDDQADCRRVTADMNDAEMISVCHAGKENQVNSLQNMLAAPSSSFPVNGHSSNDSINKIDLTCVFGPKTKTERREYLTPVSNHRSLSSCSNDQTSQRSFSFSKGHGLERKKIKPLWTSPKPTAVDVSDNFQTKIIARYSTKEKPCEQITVASNSFTNDRSNEKINVSSLNVDKSSECQVKVVPKVRSTIRNAKSKVAKEGAQITSLVKPKTSTRVCVASSDDDGYIKAEEGLAVSNIDCVHDVSEATGQPAGLQPDLALQVNSLRYGTRNRSPTAKALEALASGFLVLGGKRKGEPKNPGTSRPPQRARKSSVSTPTSSDTDKSSMEVDLQR